Proteins encoded together in one Stenotrophomonas bentonitica window:
- a CDS encoding sensor histidine kinase yields MTDSRTRQADALVESLQREAGGKLTVFLGAAPGVGKTYSMLGRAHEQLRRGVDVVVGLVETHGRAETAALLDGLPQVPLLQRAYQQHALQEMDLDAVLARHPALVLVDELAHRNVPGSRHERRWQDVMELLDAGIDVWTTINIQHLESLNDVVMRITGVRVSETVPDAVLDRLHDIVLVDLPPRELIERLQQGKVYVPEQAAQALQAFFSPANLTALRELAMQEAADRVDTSLRETRAARGEGNLPLRRRVLVAIDGGGQSEYLVRVGRRIAERRDAPWTVVTVQRRREDEGTRREIDAAFALARRLGGEAELLHGPSIADALLDHAAHNSVSTLVLGRTRERPFARMLNRTLTQQLIQRGAHYEITIIGTPQARAHARRHGLSMPTLSTGRDSLLALTATALACLVALVAERWVGLYDLSMVFIVAVVVVAARSRTSAAVMAAALCFLAYNFFFISPRFTFAISARQGVITVFLFLVAALVAGRLASRLRMQVVALRAANRHANARQVLGGQLTRAASNEQVAQAGREALEQALDAPAWLRIGADTSTSGSAAPGETDLAAADWAQRHGQPSGRFTDTLAGAEWWFLPLLDGDDRTIGVAGIRFPRSAPRLTPEQRQLAEAMVDDIAQAALRTRLVADLEKAHVSNETERLRSALLSSVSHDLRSPLAAMIGSADSLSSYADAMDARDRRALLDTILVEGERLDRYIQNLLDMTRLGHEGLKINRDWIGVDELAGSAARRLQRYQPEVRLQLDIPSTLAPIWVHPALVEQAVFNVMENAAKFSPPGAAVEVQARLVDGELRIDVLDAGPGIPDEERARIFDMFYSVERGDRGRHGTGLGLTITQGMIGAHGGSVQALPGRDGRGTLIRITLPLLQPHPADDHDES; encoded by the coding sequence ATGACCGATTCCCGCACACGACAGGCCGATGCACTGGTGGAGAGCCTTCAGCGCGAGGCCGGTGGCAAGCTGACCGTGTTCCTGGGCGCCGCGCCCGGGGTGGGCAAGACCTACAGCATGCTCGGGCGCGCGCACGAGCAGCTGCGCCGGGGCGTGGACGTGGTGGTCGGGCTGGTGGAAACCCATGGCCGCGCGGAAACGGCCGCGCTGCTGGACGGCCTGCCGCAGGTGCCCCTGCTGCAGCGCGCCTACCAGCAGCATGCGCTGCAGGAAATGGACCTGGACGCGGTGCTGGCGCGCCACCCGGCACTGGTGCTGGTGGACGAACTGGCCCACCGCAACGTGCCGGGCAGCCGCCACGAGCGTCGCTGGCAGGACGTGATGGAACTGCTGGACGCCGGCATCGACGTCTGGACCACGATCAACATCCAGCACCTGGAAAGCCTCAACGACGTGGTGATGCGCATCACCGGGGTGCGGGTCAGCGAGACCGTGCCCGATGCGGTGCTGGACCGCCTGCACGACATCGTGCTGGTCGACCTGCCGCCGCGCGAACTGATCGAGCGCCTGCAGCAGGGCAAGGTGTACGTGCCCGAGCAGGCCGCACAGGCGCTGCAGGCGTTCTTCTCGCCGGCCAACCTGACCGCGCTGCGCGAGCTGGCCATGCAGGAAGCGGCCGACCGGGTCGACACCAGCCTGCGCGAAACCCGTGCCGCGCGCGGAGAAGGCAACCTGCCGCTGCGGCGGCGGGTGCTGGTGGCAATCGACGGCGGCGGCCAGAGCGAGTACCTGGTGCGGGTGGGCCGGCGTATCGCTGAGCGCCGCGATGCACCGTGGACGGTGGTGACCGTGCAACGCCGACGCGAGGACGAAGGTACCCGCCGCGAGATCGACGCGGCGTTCGCGCTGGCCCGGCGGCTGGGCGGCGAGGCCGAGCTGCTGCACGGCCCGAGCATTGCCGACGCCCTGCTCGACCATGCCGCGCACAACAGCGTCTCCACCCTGGTGCTGGGCCGGACCCGCGAGCGGCCGTTCGCACGCATGCTCAACCGCACCCTCACCCAGCAGCTGATCCAGCGCGGCGCGCACTACGAGATCACCATCATCGGCACCCCCCAGGCGCGCGCGCATGCGCGTCGCCATGGTCTTTCGATGCCGACCCTGAGTACCGGCCGCGATTCCCTGCTCGCCCTCACCGCGACCGCACTGGCCTGCCTGGTGGCGCTGGTGGCCGAGCGCTGGGTGGGGCTGTACGACCTCTCGATGGTGTTCATCGTGGCGGTGGTGGTGGTAGCTGCACGCAGCCGCACCAGCGCGGCGGTGATGGCGGCCGCGTTGTGCTTCCTGGCCTACAACTTCTTCTTCATCTCGCCCCGTTTCACCTTCGCGATCAGCGCGCGCCAGGGCGTGATCACCGTGTTCCTGTTCCTGGTCGCGGCGCTGGTGGCCGGGCGGTTGGCCTCGCGCCTGCGCATGCAGGTGGTGGCGCTGCGCGCGGCCAACCGGCATGCCAATGCGCGCCAGGTGCTGGGCGGGCAGCTGACCCGCGCGGCCAGCAACGAGCAGGTGGCGCAGGCCGGGCGCGAGGCGCTGGAACAGGCGCTGGATGCACCGGCCTGGCTGCGCATCGGCGCCGACACCAGCACCAGCGGCAGCGCCGCGCCGGGCGAGACCGACCTGGCCGCCGCCGACTGGGCGCAGCGCCATGGCCAGCCCAGCGGCCGCTTCACCGACACCCTGGCCGGCGCGGAATGGTGGTTCCTGCCATTGCTCGACGGCGACGACCGGACCATCGGCGTGGCCGGCATCCGCTTCCCACGCAGTGCGCCGCGACTGACCCCGGAGCAGCGCCAGCTGGCCGAAGCGATGGTGGACGACATCGCGCAGGCGGCGCTGCGCACGCGGTTGGTGGCCGACCTGGAAAAGGCGCACGTGAGCAACGAGACCGAGCGGCTGCGCTCGGCGCTGCTGTCATCGGTGTCGCACGACCTGCGCTCGCCGCTGGCGGCGATGATCGGTTCGGCCGACAGTCTTTCCAGCTACGCCGATGCGATGGACGCACGCGACCGGCGGGCGCTGCTGGACACCATCCTGGTGGAAGGCGAGCGGCTGGACCGCTACATCCAGAACCTGCTGGACATGACCCGGCTGGGCCACGAGGGCCTGAAGATCAACCGCGACTGGATCGGGGTGGACGAACTGGCGGGCTCGGCCGCGCGCCGGCTGCAGCGCTACCAGCCGGAGGTGCGGCTGCAGCTGGACATTCCCAGCACGCTGGCACCGATCTGGGTGCACCCGGCGCTGGTGGAACAGGCGGTGTTCAACGTAATGGAGAACGCCGCCAAGTTCTCCCCGCCCGGCGCGGCGGTGGAGGTGCAGGCGCGGCTGGTGGACGGCGAGCTGCGCATCGACGTGCTCGACGCCGGGCCGGGCATTCCCGATGAGGAGCGCGCGCGCATCTTCGACATGTTCTACAGCGTGGAGCGCGGCGACCGCGGCCGGCATGGCACCGGGCTGGGGCTGACCATCACCCAGGGCATGATCGGCGCGCACGGCGGCAGCGTGCAGGCGCTGCCGGGCCGCGACGGACGCGGTACCCTGATCCGCATCACGCTCCCGCTGCTGCAACCGCACCCTGCCGATGACCACGACGAATCCTGA
- a CDS encoding response regulator transcription factor — MTTTNPEASHGVPPARVLVIDDEAQIRRFLEISLRAQGYRVLQAATGQDGLEQLVGEGADLVILDIGLPDMEGHQVLAELRQWSQVPVIMLTVRASETEKVLALDNGANDYVTKPFGTQELMARVRALLRTRTVSADGVLPQFDDGRLHIDLVRREVHLDGAPVALTRKEYALLSLLLRNAGRVVTQPQILAEIWGPTHQHDTHYLRILVGKLRHKLGDSALDSKYLFTEPGVGLRFKG; from the coding sequence ATGACCACGACGAATCCTGAGGCTTCCCACGGCGTACCGCCGGCGCGCGTGCTGGTGATCGACGACGAAGCGCAGATCCGCCGCTTCCTGGAGATCAGCCTGCGCGCGCAGGGCTACCGCGTGCTGCAGGCGGCCACCGGGCAGGACGGGCTGGAGCAGCTTGTAGGCGAAGGCGCGGACCTGGTGATCCTGGATATCGGCCTGCCCGACATGGAAGGCCACCAGGTGCTGGCCGAGCTGCGCCAGTGGAGCCAGGTGCCGGTGATCATGCTCACCGTGCGCGCCAGCGAAACCGAAAAGGTGCTGGCGCTGGACAACGGCGCGAACGACTACGTGACCAAGCCGTTCGGCACCCAGGAGCTGATGGCGCGGGTGCGGGCGCTGCTGCGCACGCGCACGGTGTCGGCCGACGGGGTGTTGCCGCAGTTCGACGACGGCCGCCTGCATATCGACCTGGTCCGCCGCGAGGTGCACCTGGACGGTGCGCCGGTGGCGCTGACCCGCAAGGAATATGCGTTGCTGTCGCTGCTGCTGCGCAACGCCGGCCGGGTGGTGACCCAGCCGCAGATCCTGGCCGAGATCTGGGGGCCGACCCACCAGCACGACACGCATTACCTGCGCATCCTGGTGGGCAAGCTGCGCCACAAGCTGGGCGACTCCGCGCTCGATTCGAAGTACCTGTTTACCGAACCGGGCGTGGGTCTGCGCTTCAAAGGGTAG
- a CDS encoding phosphomannomutase/phosphoglucomutase, which produces MSKATAEGQPRLTSKRNGLVLVGLLVLMAVWFAWSGVRQWRQASTGQALELSRDEIVQGVQNALNGQTTQLRTLVKSERVSTALAAGDADATALAVREGWPGTEEVEVFTTDLDQAYADPKTFGYARLALMEAAIAGDTVTARVVRDAGGQRLGLAVPVQLGSQGPAVIYVRQPLLRLTDTFDKVRVPSAGYLALRQGGHNIIEQGDTSLSQGAEGLARPIGKTGLRLSAAVPDIEPGPLGLGAIPSFIVAALLLAIAGMLQFGKGKVKLPRRRTEVAEGEHGPTLRESLELDPVPEATSAANEAGAPPPLPSGSGNEVAEGIFRAYDIRGVIGRELTPQVAVLIGQAIGSVLQVQGLRDIVVGRDGRLSGPELSASLIEGLRRAGCDVTDIGLAPTPVVYFASYHLRAGSCVAVTGSHNPPDYNGFKIVVGGETLSGDAITELYQRIRDGQLHVAATPGSLQQRDVNADYIQRIADDVQLDRPIKVVADAGNGVAGELAQPLLEAIGAEVIPLYCDVDGTFPNHHPDPSDPDNLEDLIQTVKRFDADLGLAFDGDGDRLGVVTKEGKIIYADRLLMLFAADVLQRNPGALVIYDVKCSGKLSDYVLRNGGSPMMWKTGHSLIKAKMRETDAELAGEMSGHFFFKERWFGFDDGLYAASRLLEILAQREETPSEVLDELPDSVSTPELKVPVDTGTPHALVSLFVTAAQADDSPFFGARLSTIDGLRADFPDGWGLVRASNTTPVLVLRFEGNDEAALERIKALFREQLQPLLPGVELGF; this is translated from the coding sequence ATGAGCAAGGCAACGGCGGAAGGACAGCCGCGACTGACAAGCAAGCGTAACGGGCTGGTGCTGGTGGGGCTTCTGGTCCTGATGGCGGTGTGGTTTGCCTGGAGCGGGGTGCGCCAATGGCGACAGGCCTCGACCGGGCAGGCGCTGGAACTGTCCCGCGACGAGATCGTGCAGGGCGTGCAGAACGCGCTCAACGGCCAGACCACGCAGCTGCGGACCTTGGTCAAGAGCGAGCGGGTCAGCACCGCGCTGGCCGCCGGCGACGCCGACGCCACCGCGCTGGCCGTGCGTGAAGGCTGGCCGGGCACCGAGGAGGTCGAGGTGTTCACCACCGATCTCGACCAGGCCTATGCCGACCCGAAAACCTTCGGCTATGCGCGCCTGGCGCTGATGGAAGCGGCCATTGCCGGCGACACCGTCACCGCGCGCGTGGTGCGCGATGCCGGTGGCCAGCGCCTGGGCCTGGCCGTGCCGGTGCAGCTGGGCAGCCAGGGACCTGCGGTCATCTATGTACGCCAGCCGCTGCTGCGCCTGACCGACACCTTCGACAAGGTGCGGGTGCCGTCGGCCGGCTACCTGGCGCTGCGCCAGGGCGGGCACAACATCATCGAACAGGGCGACACCTCGCTGTCGCAGGGCGCCGAAGGCCTGGCCCGGCCGATCGGCAAGACCGGCCTGCGCCTGTCGGCGGCGGTGCCGGACATCGAGCCGGGCCCGCTGGGCCTGGGCGCGATCCCGTCGTTCATCGTGGCCGCGCTGCTGCTGGCCATTGCCGGCATGCTGCAGTTCGGCAAGGGCAAGGTGAAGCTGCCGCGCCGCCGCACCGAGGTGGCCGAAGGCGAGCACGGCCCGACGCTGCGCGAGAGCCTGGAGCTCGACCCCGTGCCGGAAGCGACATCTGCTGCCAATGAGGCCGGCGCGCCGCCGCCGCTGCCCAGCGGTTCCGGCAACGAGGTCGCCGAAGGCATCTTCCGCGCCTACGACATCCGCGGCGTGATCGGTCGCGAGCTCACTCCGCAGGTTGCGGTGCTGATCGGCCAGGCCATCGGCTCGGTGCTGCAGGTGCAGGGGCTGCGTGACATCGTGGTGGGCCGCGACGGCCGCCTGTCCGGCCCGGAACTCAGCGCCAGCCTGATCGAAGGCCTGCGCCGCGCCGGCTGCGACGTCACCGACATCGGCCTGGCCCCGACCCCGGTGGTGTACTTCGCCAGCTATCACCTGCGCGCGGGCAGCTGCGTGGCGGTGACCGGCAGCCACAACCCGCCGGACTACAACGGGTTCAAGATCGTAGTCGGTGGCGAAACCCTCTCGGGCGACGCCATCACCGAGCTGTACCAGCGCATCCGCGACGGCCAGCTGCACGTGGCCGCCACGCCGGGCAGCCTGCAGCAGCGCGACGTCAATGCGGACTACATCCAGCGCATCGCCGACGACGTGCAGCTGGACCGCCCGATCAAGGTGGTGGCCGACGCCGGCAACGGCGTGGCCGGCGAGCTGGCCCAGCCGCTGCTGGAGGCGATCGGTGCCGAAGTCATTCCGCTCTACTGCGACGTGGATGGCACCTTCCCCAACCATCACCCGGACCCGAGCGACCCGGACAACCTGGAAGACCTGATCCAGACCGTGAAGCGTTTCGACGCGGACCTCGGCCTGGCCTTCGACGGCGACGGCGACCGCCTCGGCGTGGTCACCAAGGAAGGAAAGATCATCTACGCCGACCGCCTGCTGATGCTGTTCGCGGCCGACGTGCTGCAGCGCAATCCGGGCGCGCTGGTGATCTACGACGTGAAGTGCAGCGGCAAGCTGTCCGACTACGTGCTGCGCAATGGTGGCAGCCCGATGATGTGGAAGACCGGGCACTCGCTGATCAAGGCCAAGATGCGCGAGACCGACGCCGAGCTGGCCGGCGAGATGAGCGGCCACTTCTTTTTCAAGGAACGCTGGTTCGGGTTCGACGATGGCCTGTATGCCGCCTCGCGCCTGCTGGAGATCCTGGCCCAGCGCGAAGAGACGCCGTCGGAAGTGCTGGACGAGCTGCCCGACAGCGTGTCCACGCCGGAACTGAAGGTGCCGGTGGACACCGGCACGCCGCATGCGCTGGTGTCGCTGTTCGTCACCGCCGCGCAGGCGGACGACTCACCGTTCTTCGGCGCGCGCCTGTCCACCATCGACGGTCTTCGTGCGGACTTCCCGGACGGCTGGGGCCTGGTGCGCGCCTCCAATACCACCCCGGTGCTGGTGCTGCGCTTCGAGGGCAACGACGAGGCGGCGCTGGAACGCATCAAGGCGTTGTTCCGCGAACAGCTGCAGCCGTTGTTGCCTGGGGTTGAGTTGGGGTTCTGA
- the dut gene encoding dUTP diphosphatase produces MTQAPSLQPLQVKLLDPRFGDDWPMPAYATEASAGLDLRAALETELTLQPGDTALIPSGIAIHIEDPNLCAVVLPRSGLGHRHGIVLGNGTGLIDADYQGPLLISAWNRGREAFTLQPGDRIAQLVVLPIARVDLQVVDTFTDSARGTGGFGHTGVR; encoded by the coding sequence ATGACCCAAGCCCCGTCCCTGCAGCCGCTGCAGGTGAAGCTGCTCGATCCACGCTTTGGCGACGACTGGCCCATGCCGGCCTACGCCACCGAAGCCAGCGCCGGCCTCGACCTGCGCGCCGCGCTGGAAACCGAACTGACCCTGCAGCCGGGGGACACCGCGCTGATTCCCAGCGGTATCGCCATCCATATCGAAGACCCGAACCTGTGCGCGGTGGTGTTGCCGCGTTCCGGGCTCGGGCACCGGCACGGCATCGTGCTGGGCAACGGCACCGGCCTGATCGATGCCGACTACCAGGGCCCGCTGCTGATCAGCGCCTGGAACCGCGGCCGCGAGGCCTTCACGCTGCAACCCGGTGACCGTATTGCACAGTTGGTCGTGCTGCCGATTGCACGCGTGGACCTGCAGGTAGTGGATACTTTCACCGACAGCGCCAGGGGAACGGGTGGATTCGGCCATACCGGGGTGCGCTGA